In Anser cygnoides isolate HZ-2024a breed goose chromosome 31, Taihu_goose_T2T_genome, whole genome shotgun sequence, the following are encoded in one genomic region:
- the LOC136787835 gene encoding coiled-coil domain-containing protein 81-like isoform X2 yields MSPRVTFADNVKPACVRRTQIDFWDGMKHGRLMPKTTAKDRKAVWDAVSVYIQEHLLLHQGVRIPALGSFDVVPRWVKLRNETITFLKPVFYLARNLRVSHNLMDNKEYLPGHKELEPLKFAEVAAATSVSWKKVEGCIRGTTSLISHCLGKGENIALVLRDLGVLLIKGTKVQMKFYYEFLEMLSGKENLKKVRVLFSPRPGQPHKVAAATFALGPTRPLGLELLASLLGWPRAAVLPAPAALGSSRTEWRPGRGHLPSACSFHCRSPS; encoded by the exons ATGAGCCCGCGAGTGACCTTCGCTGACAACGTGAAACCCGCCTGCGTGAGGCGGACCCAGATAGATTTCTGGGATGGGATGAAGCACGGACGCTTGATGCCCAAAACCACTGCCAAAG ATCGAAAAGCTGTCTGGGATGCAGTGTCTGTCTACATCCAGGAGCACCTCTTGCTTCACCAG GGTGTCCGTATTCCTGCCCTTGGCTCCTTTGATGTTGTCCCCAGATGGGTCAAGCTCAGGAATGAGACAATAACTTTCCTGAAGCCTGTGTTCTACCTGGCCAGGAACCTTAGAGTTTCTCACAACCTCATGGACAACAAGGAGTACCTGCCAG GCCATAAGGAGCTGGAACCCCTCAAATTTGCTGAGGTGGCTGCAGCTACCTCCGTGTCCTGGAAGAAGGTGGAGGGCTGCATCCGAGGCACCACGTCCCTCATCTCTcactgcctggggaagggggagaacaTTGCCCTCGtcctgagggacctgggggtgctccTCATCAAAGGCACAAAGGTGCAAATGAAATTCTATTATGAATTCTTGGAGATGTTGTCTGGGAAGGAGAACCTCAAAAAGGtgagggttttgttttccccacgGCCTGGGCAGCCTCACAAGGTGGCAGCAGCAACGTTTGCCCTTGGCCCAACAAGACCTCTTGGGTTGGAGCTCTTGGCCAGCCTCTTGGGGTGGCCAAGAGCTGCGGTCCTGCCGGCTCCCGCTGCCCTGGGCTCCTCCAGGACCGAGTGGAGGCCAGGCAGGGGACATTTGCCATCTGCATGCTCCTTCCACTGCAGGTCCCCCAGCTGA
- the LOC136787835 gene encoding coiled-coil domain-containing protein 81-like isoform X1: MSMNATSAKARKSSCMKSTRIALWDSMQRRCLMPNVTAKEQTDVWNTVAGYVLQQLLQCKGVRIPTLGSFDIIQKRIQAGDTAVILQWPVFHLATNLINTHHLVDSKGSLPAHKKLEPLRRAKVAADACVSWQKAESCIRGTMSLISQCLREGENIALVLRDVGVLLIEGTGVEMKFYYDFLEMLCGKEDLQNAVLKVPQLMDTVVSRLAVVASLTSSGRVVIFPEFDVELLPKSSSRKPTKASGKLPGEEKKKKDGVLPPLSQGKKGKAAAGSFPWHGQPNSATQWAHVLVRVLQCPSLTQSFCPPAGHSLLS, translated from the exons ATGAGCATGAACGCGACCTCTGCCAAGGCGAGGAAATCCTCCTGCATGAAGTCGACCCGGATAGCACTCTGGGACAGCATGCAGCGCAGGTGCCTGATGCCCAACGTCACCGCCAAAG AGCAAACAGACGTCTGGAATACGGTGGCCGGCtacgtgctgcagcagctcctgcaatgCAAG GGCGTCCGAATTCCCACTCTCGGCTCCTTCGACATAATCCAGAAACGGATCCAAGCTGGGGACACGGCTGTGATTTTGCAGTGGCCGGTGTTTCACCTGGCCACCAACCTGATAAACACGCACCACCTCGTGGATAGCAAGGGCAGCCTGCCAG CTCATAAGAAGCTGGAGCCCCTGAGACGTGCCAAGGTGGCGGCGGACGCCTGCGTGTCCTGGCAGAAGGCCGAGAGCTGCATCCGAGGCACCATGTCCCTCATCTCCCAGTGCCTGCGGGAGGGGGAGAACATCGCCCTCGTCCTGAGGGACGTGGGGGTGCTCCTCATCGAAGGCACCGGGGTGGAGATGAAGTTCTACTATGACTTCCTCGAGATGCTGTGTGGGAAGGAGGACCTTCAGAACGCTGTTTTGAAG GTCCCGCAGCTGATGGACACCGTGGTGTCCCGGCTGGCAGTCGTGGCCTCCCTGACGTCCTCTGGCCGCGTCGTCATCTTTCCCGA GTTCGACGTGGAGTTGCTGCCCAAATCATCATCCAGGAAACCCACCAAGGCCTCAGGAAAACTCCccggggaggagaagaaaaagaaagacgGGGTCTTGCCACCTCTCAGCCAAGGCAAGAAAGGTAAAGCCGCGGCCGGCTCCTTCCCGTGGCACGGGCAGCCAAATTCTGCGACCCAGTGGGCTCATGTCCTGGTGAGGGTGCTCCAATGCCCCAGCTTGACCCAAAGCTTCTGCCCGCCAGCTGGGCACAGCCTTTTGTCCTGA